A DNA window from Desulfobacterales bacterium contains the following coding sequences:
- a CDS encoding dihydropteroate synthase codes for MYLIGESLNVISTKIGTAFKERDPKPIQEEALFQKEKGMDYIDINLGPAKKDGHELMPWVVETVQEVVPDVPLALDTSNIDAIEAALKVYKPTSLPPLVNSIMVRPERYERMVPLAAEHNADFIALMWGPEGLPRDENERAALAVELLYFANEAGIPNDKIWVDGIVTPVNIQQPQLISLMTFQQMLPEIAPEAKSTCGLSNISNGPPDHLRPILNQTYMVMLEKYGMYSVIADPLDDTLIDIAKGKRQDIVDLINGMLDGNEPDMASLSEEMQNYAKTVNVILGNSLYSDSWLEL; via the coding sequence ATGTATTTAATCGGAGAAAGCTTAAACGTCATATCAACAAAGATCGGCACGGCCTTCAAAGAACGGGATCCCAAGCCGATTCAGGAGGAAGCCCTTTTCCAGAAGGAAAAGGGAATGGATTACATTGACATCAATCTCGGTCCGGCCAAAAAAGACGGCCACGAATTGATGCCCTGGGTAGTGGAGACTGTGCAGGAGGTTGTCCCGGATGTACCGTTGGCGCTGGATACGTCCAATATCGATGCCATCGAGGCGGCGCTCAAGGTTTACAAACCAACATCCCTGCCACCGCTGGTGAATTCGATCATGGTTCGCCCCGAGCGGTACGAGCGCATGGTGCCGCTGGCTGCTGAACACAACGCGGACTTTATTGCCCTGATGTGGGGACCCGAGGGGTTGCCGCGGGATGAAAATGAACGGGCGGCGCTGGCGGTTGAGTTACTCTATTTTGCCAATGAGGCCGGAATTCCCAACGATAAAATCTGGGTTGACGGCATTGTAACCCCCGTCAATATTCAGCAGCCCCAGTTGATCAGCCTGATGACTTTCCAACAAATGCTGCCTGAAATTGCGCCGGAAGCCAAAAGCACCTGCGGTCTTTCAAATATTTCCAACGGACCGCCGGACCACCTGCGCCCGATTTTGAATCAGACCTACATGGTCATGCTAGAAAAATATGGCATGTATTCTGTGATCGCAGACCCTCTGGATGACACGCTGATCGATATCGCTAAGGGCAAACGCCAGGACATCGTTGACTTGATAAACGGCATGCTGGACGGCAACGAGCCGGACATGGCGTCACTTTCTGAAGAAATGCAAAATTACGCTAAAACCGTCAACGTCATCCTTGGAAATTCGTTGTATTCTGATTCCTGGCTTGAGTTGTAA
- a CDS encoding antibiotic biosynthesis monooxygenase family protein, with translation MAVKILIRRKVPEDRARKMIPLFREMRSMANQQTGYITGETMRNLEKPDEFLVISTWETSEDWKRWVQSNERQQIQDQIDALLGGTTEYEIFHYGFAE, from the coding sequence ATGGCGGTTAAAATATTAATTCGACGTAAAGTACCGGAGGATAGGGCTAGAAAAATGATACCGCTTTTTCGCGAGATGCGATCGATGGCCAATCAACAAACCGGCTACATCACCGGCGAGACGATGCGAAACCTTGAGAAGCCGGATGAATTTTTGGTAATCAGTACATGGGAAACATCAGAAGACTGGAAGCGATGGGTGCAAAGCAATGAGCGCCAACAGATTCAGGATCAGATCGATGCTCTGCTGGGCGGCACAACCGAATACGAAATCTTCCACTACGGCTTTGCGGAGTAA
- the acsC gene encoding acetyl-CoA decarbonylase/synthase complex subunit gamma: MALTGIQIFKLLPKTNCKECGVPTCLAFAMNLASGKAELDSCPYVSDEAREQLAEASAPPIRPVPIGKGVRAATTGGETVQYRHEKTFFNPTLLAATVQSDIAESDLDTKLKAWNAFQYERVGLNLRPELVALKDANGDKDAFANTAKKIAETSEFNLVLMTEDPGVMKAAVDVCGFKRPLLYAATDDNVAEIGAVAKEQSLPVAIKADSVEGLVPLSEKLTEIGIKDIVLDPGSREIKQAHQDQVAIRRAALKDLNRSVGYPTILFPNEMASNLDMETLIAGTFVAKYGGIVVLSDFTGESLFPLLLERLNIYTDPQRPMTVTEGIYEINNPDENSPVMVTTNFALTYFIVSGEIEGSRVPSYLLIKDSEGLSVMTAWAAGKFAGDDVGMFVKKSGIADKVKHQELVIPGYAAAIAGDVEEELSGWKITVGPREAAHIPGFLKAK; the protein is encoded by the coding sequence ATGGCATTAACCGGTATTCAGATTTTTAAACTATTGCCGAAAACCAACTGCAAGGAATGCGGTGTGCCGACCTGTCTGGCATTTGCCATGAATCTGGCCTCCGGCAAAGCGGAATTGGACAGCTGCCCTTATGTTTCAGATGAGGCCCGGGAGCAACTGGCTGAAGCCTCCGCACCACCGATTCGCCCGGTGCCCATCGGCAAAGGTGTTCGCGCTGCCACAACGGGAGGGGAAACGGTCCAGTACCGTCACGAAAAAACGTTTTTTAATCCCACCCTGCTGGCCGCCACGGTTCAATCCGACATTGCGGAGTCTGATCTCGACACCAAACTAAAGGCTTGGAATGCTTTTCAATATGAACGGGTAGGCTTGAATTTGCGGCCCGAACTGGTGGCCCTCAAAGATGCCAATGGCGACAAGGATGCGTTTGCCAATACGGCCAAAAAAATTGCCGAAACTTCTGAATTCAACCTGGTGCTGATGACTGAAGATCCCGGCGTTATGAAGGCCGCCGTTGATGTTTGTGGGTTCAAACGTCCGTTACTGTACGCCGCCACTGACGACAATGTGGCAGAGATAGGGGCTGTGGCCAAGGAACAAAGCTTGCCCGTAGCCATAAAGGCTGATTCGGTGGAAGGCCTGGTGCCGTTGAGCGAAAAACTCACGGAGATAGGAATTAAGGATATCGTTCTGGACCCCGGATCCCGTGAAATTAAACAGGCCCATCAGGACCAGGTGGCCATCCGCCGGGCGGCGCTCAAGGACCTGAACCGCTCAGTGGGCTATCCCACCATCCTTTTTCCAAACGAAATGGCCTCCAATCTGGACATGGAAACATTGATTGCCGGCACCTTTGTTGCCAAATACGGCGGCATTGTTGTGCTATCGGATTTTACCGGCGAAAGCTTGTTTCCCCTCCTGCTGGAACGCTTAAACATTTATACCGATCCCCAGCGACCCATGACGGTGACCGAAGGTATTTATGAAATTAACAATCCGGATGAAAACTCACCGGTCATGGTGACGACCAATTTTGCGCTGACCTACTTTATCGTATCCGGTGAAATTGAAGGCAGTCGGGTTCCCTCCTATTTGTTGATCAAGGATTCTGAGGGGCTATCGGTTATGACCGCCTGGGCGGCTGGCAAATTTGCCGGTGATGATGTGGGCATGTTTGTCAAAAAGTCCGGCATTGCGGACAAAGTCAAGCACCAGGAACTGGTCATTCCGGGGTATGCAGCCGCCATTGCCGGGGATGTTGAGGAAGAACTGTCGGGCTGGAAGATTACGGTAGGGCCCAGAGAAGCGGCCCATATCCCTGGATTCCTCAAGGCAAAATAA
- a CDS encoding PEP/pyruvate-binding domain-containing protein has protein sequence MKVKSKALEVNLADYHVDVAIDEKYATLQEVLSQYYGLMEGLNTLLKELSHPYKNWRFIVIETRKYSLEYFHLIKKHPKGPAAAQLLIDIFFDAIDSEVEMNVKIDAIDNLQLFLQKVLKDSGSEIEIFLPPIDSAFSRISDLPDDIFALFARSYYQIDRLAETFLNCVPKSDGVFNTINRLLIKFYRVTYAYWLSERDPQAWFAGEMSERDQRSTYLPFFKSISHTQLVDWNQQLKQMMHHQRLDSDKTLKALLKLPGFNQIVEQYRHIPRHLLNKAGGNGRGRHLKLIFLFHIMSITGLSLIHRQTLRDINQTLGWIIENENYRDIQNLIEKTFSILKERASMYPATTLNCVLNMGQGVYKTDDIDLINFFIDSVIDLGFAAPNIQGVDNNWQIQVNKTHILNIRTWLELIKLDPKRSIRLLSALIIHLSLCGVFIKDIDLFPRDITQLLNSGIGPVYNLAKQLTRLFPVYFNDIGAEGRLRDISTRIDEISQRRDILIHYLRKQSHVESSNRIIDLMEAVLYFWQSRDKTRLEPYIPPAIYDQIETQGLFIDGVFQIMGHLKEKGIRNPNDLLAISEKNIAHWLETIKGVPALDRERVELAAAFYKILNQKYNFDLIELDAYLAQLRTEALPDLNRLELAFVEPDLHKRLFMLLEYMEKLQAVILSEETYEIRQDIYKKRHITIDIPSMYGSYHEMKFDCLGLTFRIESLVNVLFEQLIENIDLSLITKATFHQIYSLLRLFDRALKLDGISSKEFERQLEFLAHSLEVKGFTLTQYLDIFKGFAQAVKNMVNDYFNNIHGQNLTRIFAQTPLGTLLPKFLPSGETIDSENLQLRVSEIFFRDRIALSLGLQQLDLFLSRILSTLFQQSYKLPKDKLQRLLLYDPQNAITPIDSSLARLTGIIYLGNKGLNMVRLKSFGYPIPPGFIITTEVFRCREIIESYPPAEQNFKEKIIDNISALEKVTGKIFGDRQNPLLLSVRSGSSISQPGMMDTLLDVGNNEEITEGIAATSGNAWFAWDNYRRYLQCYGMAYGLKRDDFDAIINESKQRLGIPLKRDFTGKQMREVALTYKQLIQEAGIEVVEDPYEQLHLAIKGVLASWESSRAMAYRRIIGISEDWGTAVTVQAMVYGNISQQSGTGVVFTHNPRWSGDTLKLWGDFTIGNQGEDVVSGLVKTMPISIFQQEIEMRETDVTMETHFPEIYQALNDWAHDLIDERGWSPQEIEFTFEGSSPDDLYLLQTRDMAIRERKQVLTFDFEQDPQRLYLGHGVGVSGGAMSGRLVFTLKDIEEWRVMDPGANLILARNDTVPDDIREIHAADGLLTARGGLTSHAAVIAHRLGKTCVVSCTNLECNEKEKYCEFNQLKIKSGEHISIDGHEGPVYQGLIKVKETRKGAN, from the coding sequence GTGAAAGTTAAATCCAAAGCACTTGAAGTGAATTTGGCCGACTATCATGTCGATGTCGCCATTGATGAAAAATATGCAACCCTTCAGGAAGTCTTGTCCCAATATTACGGGTTGATGGAGGGGCTAAACACGCTGTTAAAGGAGCTGTCTCATCCGTATAAGAACTGGCGCTTCATTGTCATCGAAACTCGCAAGTATTCCCTCGAATATTTTCATCTGATAAAAAAACATCCCAAAGGACCGGCAGCAGCGCAGCTGCTAATCGATATTTTCTTTGATGCCATAGATTCCGAGGTTGAAATGAACGTCAAAATCGATGCCATTGATAATCTGCAGCTGTTTTTGCAAAAGGTCCTCAAGGATTCAGGCTCGGAAATAGAGATATTTTTGCCGCCGATCGACAGCGCTTTTTCGCGTATCAGCGATTTACCCGATGATATTTTTGCCCTCTTTGCGCGTAGCTACTATCAAATCGATCGCTTGGCTGAGACCTTCCTGAACTGCGTGCCGAAATCAGATGGTGTTTTTAACACCATCAACCGCCTGTTGATTAAATTTTATCGCGTTACCTATGCCTACTGGTTGAGCGAAAGAGACCCGCAAGCCTGGTTTGCAGGGGAAATGTCTGAAAGGGACCAGCGCAGCACGTATTTGCCATTTTTTAAAAGCATATCGCACACACAGCTGGTAGACTGGAACCAGCAACTTAAGCAGATGATGCATCATCAACGTCTTGATTCTGACAAAACACTGAAGGCGCTGTTGAAACTTCCCGGGTTTAATCAGATTGTCGAGCAGTATCGCCACATTCCGCGGCATCTGTTAAACAAGGCCGGCGGAAACGGGCGCGGTCGGCATCTTAAGCTCATATTTTTATTTCATATAATGAGCATCACCGGTCTATCGCTTATTCATCGACAAACCTTACGCGATATTAACCAGACCCTGGGCTGGATTATCGAAAATGAAAATTACCGTGACATTCAAAATCTGATCGAGAAAACCTTTTCCATCCTGAAAGAGCGTGCCAGTATGTATCCGGCCACGACGCTGAACTGTGTGCTCAACATGGGACAAGGCGTCTACAAAACCGACGATATCGACCTCATCAATTTTTTCATCGATTCGGTCATTGATTTAGGCTTTGCCGCACCGAATATTCAGGGCGTTGACAACAATTGGCAGATACAGGTTAACAAGACCCATATTTTAAACATTCGCACCTGGCTGGAGCTGATCAAATTAGACCCCAAACGATCCATTCGCCTGCTTTCCGCCCTGATTATTCATCTGTCCCTTTGCGGTGTATTTATCAAGGATATTGATCTTTTTCCTCGCGATATTACCCAATTGTTAAACAGTGGCATCGGTCCTGTTTATAACCTTGCCAAACAGCTCACGCGCCTGTTTCCGGTATATTTCAATGATATTGGAGCTGAGGGCCGGCTAAGGGATATTTCGACACGCATTGATGAAATTTCTCAGCGCCGGGACATTCTCATCCACTATCTCAGAAAGCAAAGTCATGTGGAAAGCAGCAATCGCATCATCGATCTGATGGAGGCGGTTCTCTATTTTTGGCAATCACGCGATAAAACCCGTCTGGAACCTTATATCCCCCCTGCTATTTATGATCAGATCGAAACTCAAGGACTGTTCATTGATGGTGTTTTTCAAATAATGGGCCATCTAAAGGAAAAGGGTATTCGCAATCCAAATGATCTGCTGGCGATAAGTGAGAAAAACATCGCCCACTGGTTGGAAACCATCAAAGGCGTTCCCGCGCTCGACCGGGAGCGTGTGGAACTTGCGGCAGCATTCTATAAGATACTGAACCAGAAATATAATTTCGATTTAATTGAGCTGGATGCCTACCTTGCCCAATTGCGAACAGAGGCGTTACCGGATTTAAATCGGCTCGAGCTGGCCTTTGTCGAACCGGATTTGCACAAGCGGTTGTTTATGCTGCTTGAGTATATGGAAAAATTACAGGCCGTCATTTTATCTGAAGAAACATATGAAATCCGCCAGGACATTTATAAAAAAAGACATATCACCATCGATATACCGTCAATGTACGGCAGTTATCATGAAATGAAATTTGACTGCCTGGGGCTTACCTTTCGGATCGAGTCACTGGTCAATGTTCTTTTTGAGCAGCTGATTGAAAATATTGACCTGAGTCTGATTACCAAGGCCACTTTTCATCAAATATACAGTTTGTTGCGATTGTTTGACAGAGCCTTGAAGCTGGACGGCATTTCATCCAAGGAATTCGAACGCCAGCTTGAATTTTTAGCCCATTCCCTGGAGGTCAAAGGCTTTACCTTAACGCAATATCTGGATATTTTTAAAGGATTTGCCCAGGCCGTCAAGAACATGGTCAATGATTATTTTAATAATATTCATGGCCAGAACCTAACCCGGATTTTTGCCCAGACACCGCTGGGCACACTGTTGCCGAAATTTCTACCTTCAGGTGAAACCATTGATAGCGAAAACCTGCAATTGCGTGTTTCCGAGATTTTCTTCCGGGACCGTATCGCCCTGAGTCTGGGGCTGCAGCAACTCGATCTGTTTTTAAGCCGGATTTTAAGCACCCTTTTTCAACAATCCTACAAATTGCCTAAAGATAAGCTTCAGCGCTTGCTTCTGTATGATCCCCAAAATGCCATCACGCCGATTGACTCTTCCCTGGCGCGTTTAACCGGCATCATCTATCTGGGCAACAAAGGACTAAACATGGTCCGGCTGAAAAGTTTTGGCTATCCGATACCACCGGGTTTTATCATCACCACCGAAGTATTTCGTTGCCGTGAGATTATTGAGAGCTACCCGCCGGCAGAGCAAAATTTTAAAGAAAAAATTATCGACAATATCTCAGCCCTGGAAAAAGTGACCGGTAAGATTTTCGGTGATCGACAAAACCCGCTGCTGCTATCCGTGCGCAGCGGTTCCTCCATATCCCAACCGGGCATGATGGACACCCTGCTGGATGTCGGCAACAATGAGGAGATTACAGAAGGCATCGCCGCAACATCCGGTAATGCCTGGTTTGCCTGGGACAATTACCGCCGATATTTGCAATGCTACGGAATGGCGTATGGCTTGAAGCGCGATGACTTTGATGCCATCATCAACGAATCCAAACAACGGCTGGGAATTCCCCTCAAGAGAGACTTCACCGGAAAGCAAATGCGTGAAGTTGCCCTGACATACAAGCAGTTGATCCAGGAGGCCGGTATTGAAGTGGTGGAAGATCCCTACGAGCAGCTCCATCTGGCCATCAAAGGGGTTCTGGCGTCATGGGAATCATCACGGGCCATGGCCTATCGACGGATAATCGGAATATCAGAGGATTGGGGCACAGCAGTTACCGTTCAGGCTATGGTCTATGGCAATATATCCCAGCAGTCCGGCACCGGTGTTGTTTTCACCCATAATCCCCGCTGGTCCGGCGATACCCTGAAACTATGGGGCGATTTTACCATCGGTAATCAAGGTGAAGATGTCGTCTCTGGACTGGTTAAAACCATGCCCATATCGATCTTCCAACAGGAAATCGAAATGCGGGAAACCGATGTTACCATGGAGACCCATTTTCCGGAAATTTATCAGGCATTGAATGACTGGGCCCATGACCTGATCGATGAAAGAGGCTGGAGCCCGCAGGAAATCGAGTTTACCTTCGAAGGGTCGTCACCCGATGATTTGTATCTGCTGCAAACCCGCGATATGGCCATTCGTGAAAGAAAGCAAGTGCTGACCTTTGATTTTGAGCAAGATCCCCAGAGATTGTATCTGGGACATGGTGTCGGCGTCAGCGGGGGAGCCATGAGCGGGCGTCTGGTGTTTACCCTAAAAGATATCGAAGAATGGCGGGTGATGGATCCCGGTGCGAATTTGATTCTTGCCCGCAACGATACTGTCCCCGACGATATCCGGGAAATCCATGCGGCTGATGGGCTGTTGACCGCTCGCGGGGGGCTGACCTCTCACGCAGCTGTCATCGCGCACCGGCTGGGTAAAACCTGTGTGGTCAGTTGTACCAATCTGGAATGTAATGAAAAGGAAAAATACTGTGAGTTTAATCAACTTAAAATAAAATCCGGCGAGCACATCAGCATTGACGGGCACGAAGGACCGGTATATCAGGGTTTAATCAAGGTCAAGGAAACCAGGAAAGGAGCCAATTAG
- a CDS encoding glyceraldehyde 3-phosphate dehydrogenase NAD-binding domain-containing protein, protein MAKADLSSSGSKLGVNGFGRIGKLTLWHHIGRRFFDEIIVNIGRQPGSSLEDIAHYFERDSTYGWLHGYLHGHRGQPVIEDLNEDDGSMMVDGVKVRFLRTHRNPVEIGWRDHDVRLVVDTTGQFLDPTLDADHEGGALRGHLEAGAEKVIASAPFKLKNKGVSTPEDAVTTVMGINENDYDPRRHRIISNASCTTTCLAHMVKPLINAFGPKKIMSASMATVHAATGSQEVLDRLPKTGKTDLRKNRSILNNIILTTTGAANALRLVIPEMAEIAFIAESVRIPVQTGSLIILVVNLQEEPSGPFITRDTINDIFEQAARENAQGYLYFTNKQNVSGDIIGMPRVAATIEGHETHTRTAEATIDLNKVPGLGKGNFGNLKESIIRVPVTQAVIYGWYDNEMGSYVNILGDRTVSIAESI, encoded by the coding sequence ATGGCCAAGGCGGATTTATCTTCAAGTGGCAGTAAGTTGGGTGTCAACGGATTTGGGCGCATTGGTAAATTGACCCTCTGGCACCACATTGGCCGAAGATTTTTCGATGAGATTATTGTCAATATCGGAAGACAGCCGGGTTCAAGCCTCGAAGACATCGCCCATTATTTTGAGCGAGATTCAACCTACGGATGGCTACACGGCTATCTTCACGGGCATCGCGGTCAACCGGTTATAGAAGATTTAAATGAGGACGATGGCTCGATGATGGTTGATGGTGTTAAAGTGCGATTTTTAAGAACACATCGCAACCCGGTTGAGATTGGCTGGCGCGATCATGACGTACGGCTGGTGGTGGATACCACCGGTCAATTTTTGGATCCGACTCTGGATGCCGATCACGAAGGTGGGGCTCTTCGGGGCCATCTCGAGGCCGGTGCCGAGAAGGTGATTGCTTCTGCGCCGTTTAAACTAAAAAACAAAGGTGTTTCAACGCCCGAAGATGCCGTCACCACTGTGATGGGCATCAATGAAAACGATTATGACCCCAGACGTCATCGGATCATTTCAAATGCTTCCTGCACAACCACCTGCTTGGCACATATGGTCAAGCCCTTGATCAATGCTTTCGGTCCTAAAAAGATCATGTCTGCATCGATGGCCACCGTCCATGCAGCCACCGGATCTCAGGAGGTGTTGGACCGCCTTCCGAAAACCGGCAAGACCGATCTTCGCAAAAATCGCAGCATCCTGAACAATATCATTCTAACCACCACCGGTGCTGCCAATGCATTGAGACTGGTCATACCGGAAATGGCTGAAATCGCCTTTATTGCTGAATCCGTCCGCATACCCGTTCAGACCGGATCTTTGATCATACTGGTAGTCAATTTACAAGAAGAGCCGAGCGGCCCTTTTATCACCCGGGATACCATCAATGACATATTTGAACAGGCGGCCCGCGAAAACGCCCAGGGCTACCTATACTTTACCAACAAACAGAATGTTTCCGGTGATATTATCGGTATGCCGCGGGTTGCGGCCACCATCGAAGGCCACGAAACCCACACCCGTACAGCCGAGGCAACGATTGATTTAAATAAAGTACCCGGTTTGGGAAAAGGAAATTTTGGCAATCTGAAAGAATCGATTATCCGGGTACCGGTCACCCAGGCGGTTATTTATGGTTGGTATGATAATGAAATGGGAAGCTATGTGAATATTTTAGGGGATCGAACGGTATCTATTGCGGAGAGTATCTAA